In one Thermaerobacter sp. PB12/4term genomic region, the following are encoded:
- a CDS encoding prephenate dehydrogenase: MPGPGRGGPVPASEPGGRPGGDRLERWRGRVLAVVGLGQIGGSLAAAVRPLVGRVLGFDRDPAALDHALAAGWVDAGSSAGLDLLREADAVVLAVPLGAMPAVLEQARPFLRPGVLLTDTGSVKGPVVAAARQHLPAQVAFVGGHPMAGTERWGAAAADPGLFRGCTWVLTPAAPWGEGAARPWIPLLEAAGARVLLMDPVDHDRHVALASHLPLLVAAALAGTARRGAGSLPHLAGLVAGGFRDTTRVAGGHPVLGRDMLRANWVHLAPWLEVLKEELDRLARAVVPAGPGEGPAGPEGRAGGTGAGGGDFTGLAQGGEGGDPLFRYLDAARRFREAILRRPGPPAETARPGSSEDG, from the coding sequence TTGCCAGGGCCGGGACGGGGCGGGCCCGTTCCGGCCTCCGAGCCGGGCGGCCGTCCGGGCGGCGACCGGCTGGAGCGCTGGCGGGGGCGCGTTTTGGCCGTGGTCGGCCTGGGCCAGATCGGCGGCTCCCTGGCCGCCGCCGTCCGCCCCCTGGTGGGCAGGGTGCTGGGGTTCGACCGGGATCCGGCCGCCTTGGACCACGCCCTGGCGGCCGGGTGGGTCGACGCCGGTTCGTCCGCCGGGTTGGACCTGCTCAGAGAGGCCGATGCCGTGGTGCTGGCCGTGCCCCTGGGCGCCATGCCGGCGGTGCTGGAGCAGGCCCGGCCCTTCCTGCGGCCGGGAGTGCTGCTCACCGACACCGGCAGCGTCAAGGGGCCGGTGGTGGCCGCCGCCCGGCAGCACTTGCCCGCCCAGGTGGCTTTTGTGGGTGGCCACCCCATGGCCGGCACCGAGCGGTGGGGCGCCGCCGCGGCTGATCCCGGGCTCTTCCGGGGGTGCACCTGGGTCCTCACCCCCGCCGCCCCCTGGGGCGAAGGGGCGGCCCGGCCCTGGATCCCGCTGCTGGAGGCCGCCGGTGCCCGGGTCCTCCTGATGGATCCCGTGGATCACGACCGGCACGTGGCCCTGGCCAGCCACCTGCCCCTGCTGGTGGCCGCCGCCCTGGCAGGCACCGCCCGCCGGGGCGCCGGAAGCCTCCCCCACCTGGCCGGCCTGGTGGCCGGCGGCTTTCGCGACACCACCCGGGTGGCCGGCGGCCACCCCGTGCTGGGGCGGGACATGCTGCGCGCCAACTGGGTCCATCTGGCCCCGTGGCTCGAGGTTCTGAAGGAAGAACTTGACCGGCTGGCCCGGGCGGTGGTCCCCGCCGGGCCCGGAGAAGGACCGGCGGGGCCGGAAGGCCGCGCCGGGGGGACCGGCGCCGGAGGGGGAGACTTCACCGGGCTGGCCCAGGGGGGCGAAGGGGGCGATCCCCTCTTCCGCTACCTGGACGCGGCCCGCCGCTTCCGGGAGGCCATCCTGCGCCGGCCCGGGCCGCCCGCGGAGACCGCCCGGCCAGGCTCCAGCGAGGATGGGTGA
- the aroB gene encoding 3-dehydroquinate synthase translates to MTGRPLRLVLVGMMGAGKTTVGRALAARLGWAFLDLDDLVEQAAGRTVGALFAQEGEAGFRRREEQALAWALALERVVIATGGGVVLSEANRAKLAAEPWVVWLEAPPEELARRLAGQEAAGRPLLAGAAAEAVSMVGASRELGASPAGGSPDHPPAVLAQRLAQLLQQRAGAYAAVARYRIPTAGRPVAAVTEAVLEHLLPVPVPGPAARPGTGTTALGPHGPSGSVTTAPGSVATVPPPGAPPHARAPSSATDPAAAPSAAGPGTVPSAATAPPGASSAPTAPAAVAEPDLLIEAGAERYPLWVRPGAVAGTGAGTVTGTAGEVGLEALLAAAWTGGVPAGGTPPWGAPGRPGPAATRATPGAAGLLSGPPAAGPLAEERPAGQPGGGAPVALLASDPVVSALYGGRVARALERAGFRVVRAVVPAGEEAKSLEWASRLYDRLVEAGAGRDAWVFALGGGVVGDLAGFVAATYMRGIAFAQLPTTLLAQVDASAGGKVAVNHPRAKNLIGAFHQPRLVVADPATLATQPQAAYRGGLAEMVKHALLDGEGHLAALEAAVPRLLDRDPHGLAPLIARSVAVKARIVAQDPEERGPRAFLNLGHTFAHALEAAAGYRVPHGDAVAAGLVLALALSERLGMAPAGLAGRVEELLARLGLPVTLAQACREWGVEPPTAAELLGRLQHDKKNRQGRVRFVLLGAPGQIALRDDVPEAVVKELVGRSLAGRSPAAGAGRAQV, encoded by the coding sequence GTGACGGGAAGGCCCCTGCGGCTCGTACTGGTCGGCATGATGGGCGCCGGCAAGACCACCGTGGGACGGGCCCTGGCCGCCCGCCTGGGCTGGGCCTTTCTCGACCTGGACGACCTCGTCGAACAGGCGGCGGGCCGCACCGTCGGCGCCCTCTTCGCCCAGGAGGGGGAGGCAGGGTTTCGGCGCCGGGAGGAACAGGCGCTGGCCTGGGCCCTGGCCCTGGAGCGGGTGGTCATCGCCACGGGGGGCGGGGTGGTGCTCTCGGAGGCGAACCGGGCAAAGCTGGCCGCCGAGCCCTGGGTGGTCTGGCTGGAGGCCCCGCCGGAGGAACTGGCCCGCCGGCTGGCCGGGCAGGAGGCCGCCGGCCGGCCCCTGCTGGCGGGCGCGGCGGCTGAAGCTGTCTCAATGGTGGGTGCCTCTCGGGAGCTGGGCGCTTCCCCGGCCGGCGGGTCGCCGGATCACCCGCCGGCCGTCCTCGCTCAGCGCCTGGCCCAGCTGCTCCAGCAGCGGGCCGGTGCCTACGCGGCCGTGGCCCGGTACCGCATCCCCACCGCCGGCCGGCCGGTGGCGGCGGTCACGGAGGCGGTCCTCGAACACCTCCTACCGGTACCCGTCCCCGGCCCCGCTGCCCGCCCGGGGACCGGCACGACCGCCTTAGGCCCCCACGGCCCCTCAGGTTCCGTGACCACCGCCCCGGGTTCGGTGGCCACCGTCCCGCCGCCCGGCGCCCCGCCGCACGCCCGCGCACCTTCCTCCGCCACGGATCCCGCCGCGGCGCCTTCCGCCGCCGGTCCCGGCACCGTGCCTTCCGCCGCTACGGCTCCCCCCGGGGCGTCTTCCGCGCCTACGGCGCCCGCCGCCGTCGCGGAGCCGGACCTGTTGATCGAGGCGGGGGCCGAGCGCTACCCTCTGTGGGTGCGTCCCGGTGCGGTGGCGGGCACGGGAGCGGGCACGGTGACGGGCACCGCGGGGGAGGTGGGGCTGGAGGCGCTGCTGGCCGCCGCATGGACCGGTGGAGTCCCCGCCGGCGGAACACCGCCCTGGGGGGCTCCGGGCCGGCCGGGTCCGGCGGCTACCCGGGCCACGCCCGGCGCTGCCGGCCTTCTGTCAGGCCCTCCAGCGGCCGGTCCCCTAGCGGAAGAGCGCCCGGCCGGCCAGCCTGGCGGGGGCGCGCCCGTGGCCCTGCTGGCCAGCGATCCCGTGGTGTCCGCCCTCTACGGCGGGCGGGTCGCCCGGGCCCTGGAGCGGGCGGGGTTCCGGGTGGTCCGGGCCGTGGTGCCCGCCGGGGAGGAAGCCAAGTCCCTGGAGTGGGCCTCCCGCCTCTACGACCGGCTGGTGGAAGCCGGCGCGGGCCGCGACGCCTGGGTCTTCGCCCTGGGCGGCGGGGTGGTGGGCGACCTGGCGGGATTCGTCGCCGCCACCTACATGCGGGGCATCGCCTTTGCCCAGCTGCCCACCACGCTCCTCGCCCAGGTTGACGCCAGCGCCGGCGGCAAGGTGGCCGTCAACCACCCGCGGGCCAAGAACCTGATCGGCGCCTTCCACCAGCCGCGGCTGGTGGTGGCCGACCCGGCCACCCTGGCCACCCAGCCCCAGGCCGCTTACCGGGGCGGGCTGGCGGAGATGGTCAAGCACGCCCTGCTGGACGGGGAAGGCCACCTGGCCGCCCTGGAGGCCGCCGTGCCCCGGCTGCTGGACCGCGACCCCCACGGGCTGGCGCCCCTCATCGCCCGCTCGGTGGCCGTCAAGGCGCGGATCGTCGCCCAGGACCCGGAAGAACGCGGCCCCCGCGCCTTCCTCAACCTGGGCCACACCTTTGCCCACGCCCTGGAGGCCGCCGCCGGCTACCGGGTGCCCCATGGCGATGCCGTGGCCGCCGGCCTGGTGCTGGCCCTGGCCTTGTCGGAGCGGCTGGGGATGGCCCCCGCCGGGCTGGCCGGCCGGGTGGAGGAGCTGCTGGCCCGCCTCGGCCTTCCCGTCACCCTGGCCCAGGCTTGCCGGGAATGGGGTGTGGAGCCGCCCACCGCCGCCGAGCTGCTGGGTCGCCTGCAGCATGACAAGAAGAACCGGCAGGGCAGGGTGCGGTTCGTCCTGCTCGGGGCGCCGGGGCAGATCGCCCTGCGGGACGACGTGCCCGAGGCGGTGGTGAAGGAGCTGGTCGGCCGGTCTCTGGCCGGCCGGTCGCCTGCTGCAGGGGCAGGGCGCGCCCAGGTGTAA
- a CDS encoding phage holin family protein — translation MNLLLRWLISAGSILLVAWLLEGIDVTGPGAALVAALVLGLVNAVIRPVVLFLTMPIGCVTLGLFTFVVNALMFWLVGAVVDGFEVRGFVPALIGSLLVSVISTVASRLWADRGER, via the coding sequence ATGAACCTGCTGCTGCGCTGGCTGATCAGCGCCGGGTCCATCCTGCTGGTGGCCTGGCTGCTGGAGGGGATCGACGTCACGGGGCCGGGGGCGGCGCTGGTGGCCGCGCTGGTGCTGGGCCTGGTCAACGCGGTGATCCGGCCGGTGGTCCTGTTTCTCACCATGCCCATCGGCTGCGTGACCCTGGGCCTGTTTACCTTCGTGGTCAACGCCCTGATGTTCTGGTTGGTGGGGGCGGTGGTGGACGGCTTTGAGGTCCGGGGGTTCGTCCCCGCCCTGATCGGCTCCTTGCTGGTCAGCGTGATCAGCACGGTGGCCAGCCGCCTGTGGGCCGACCGGGGCGAGCGGTGA
- the aroC gene encoding chorismate synthase, producing the protein MALRLLTAGESHGPGLVAVLEGVPHGLPLTAADIDRDLARRQRGYGRGGRMKIEQDRVRIVGGVRHGRTLGSPIALWIPNRDWENWSRAMAPEPPDAAAQATADGDWRLEPVTRPRPGHADLAGALKYGARDIRDVLERASARETAARVAAGAVARKLLGLFGVRIQSYVLRIGEVAIPSPVLEYGEDGRPPVDPGALEEATEASPVRCPDPAASERMVEAIRTAGQAGDTLGGVFEILVTGVPVGLGSHSSGDRRLEGRLAGALMALNAIKGVEVGLGFAAAALPGSRVHDPIGFRPPRLEGTEPAPAAPGPAHPAARAAAARAGADGWRGPAAGFFRYRNGAGGIEGGITNGEPLVLRAAMKPIATLRRPLPSADLLTGEPFAAHHERSDICAVPAAAVVGEAIVALELAAAWIDKFGGDSVDDMLRNYIAYCERLAAWVDRAPAPEASRAAGSPPAGGSQAGAPTPGRDPR; encoded by the coding sequence GTGGCCCTGCGGCTGTTGACCGCCGGCGAATCCCACGGACCCGGCCTGGTGGCCGTCCTGGAAGGCGTGCCCCACGGGCTGCCCCTGACGGCCGCCGACATCGACCGCGACCTGGCCCGGCGCCAGCGGGGTTATGGCCGGGGCGGCCGCATGAAGATCGAGCAGGACCGGGTGCGGATCGTGGGCGGGGTGCGCCACGGCCGCACCCTGGGCAGCCCCATCGCCCTGTGGATTCCCAACCGCGACTGGGAGAACTGGAGCCGGGCCATGGCGCCGGAGCCCCCGGACGCCGCCGCCCAGGCCACTGCGGACGGCGACTGGCGCCTGGAACCCGTCACCCGCCCCCGCCCGGGCCATGCCGACCTGGCGGGCGCCCTGAAATACGGCGCCCGCGACATCCGGGACGTCCTGGAGCGGGCCAGCGCCCGGGAGACGGCGGCCCGGGTAGCCGCGGGGGCCGTCGCCCGCAAGCTGCTCGGCCTGTTCGGGGTCCGCATCCAGAGCTACGTGCTGCGCATCGGCGAGGTGGCCATCCCGTCGCCGGTCCTGGAGTACGGCGAGGACGGCCGCCCGCCCGTGGACCCGGGGGCCCTCGAGGAGGCCACCGAAGCCTCGCCGGTCCGCTGCCCGGATCCGGCGGCGTCGGAGCGGATGGTGGAGGCCATCCGGACCGCCGGCCAGGCCGGGGACACCCTGGGGGGCGTGTTCGAGATCCTGGTCACCGGGGTGCCCGTGGGGCTGGGCAGCCACTCCAGCGGCGACCGGCGGCTGGAGGGACGGCTGGCCGGGGCCTTGATGGCGCTGAACGCCATCAAGGGGGTTGAGGTGGGCCTGGGCTTCGCCGCCGCCGCCCTGCCGGGTTCCCGGGTCCACGACCCCATCGGGTTCCGCCCGCCCCGCCTGGAGGGTACGGAACCAGCCCCAGCGGCGCCCGGTCCCGCCCACCCGGCGGCCCGGGCCGCCGCAGCCCGGGCCGGGGCCGACGGCTGGCGCGGCCCGGCGGCCGGGTTCTTCCGGTACCGCAACGGGGCCGGGGGCATCGAAGGCGGCATCACCAACGGCGAGCCCCTGGTCCTGCGGGCGGCGATGAAGCCCATCGCCACCCTGCGCCGGCCCCTGCCGTCGGCCGACCTGCTGACCGGGGAACCCTTCGCCGCCCACCACGAGCGGTCGGACATCTGTGCCGTGCCGGCGGCGGCGGTGGTGGGCGAGGCCATCGTGGCGCTGGAGCTGGCCGCGGCGTGGATCGACAAGTTCGGCGGCGACAGCGTCGACGACATGCTGCGCAACTACATCGCATACTGCGAGCGCCTGGCCGCCTGGGTCGACCGTGCCCCGGCACCGGAGGCGTCCCGGGCTGCCGGTTCCCCTCCGGCGGGCGGGAGCCAGGCCGGCGCCCCCACCCCGGGGAGGGACCCCCGGTGA
- the aroQ gene encoding type II 3-dehydroquinate dehydratase has product MTTPFQPGPAGTSGPARQDGSPGAAPAEASPGGSPQPAPGRPVLVLHGPNLNLLGRREPEVYGHTSLAELDALLQRRAARYGVPVECFQSNHEGVLIDRLHQAPGRYLGVILNPGGYAHTSVALRDAVAAIAGLGVPVIEVHLSNVHAREPFRHRLLTAGACRGVISGLGVTGYLLALEGLLALAGLAPGPGAGTAEGP; this is encoded by the coding sequence GTGACGACCCCTTTTCAGCCCGGGCCGGCCGGAACGTCCGGCCCGGCCCGGCAGGACGGATCCCCCGGCGCCGCGCCGGCCGAGGCCAGCCCTGGGGGCAGCCCGCAACCTGCCCCGGGCCGGCCCGTTCTGGTCTTGCACGGGCCCAACCTGAACCTGCTGGGTCGCAGGGAACCCGAGGTCTACGGGCACACCAGCCTGGCGGAACTGGACGCCTTGCTGCAAAGGCGGGCCGCCCGCTACGGGGTGCCCGTAGAGTGCTTTCAGAGCAACCACGAAGGCGTGCTGATCGACCGGCTGCACCAGGCGCCCGGCCGGTACCTGGGCGTGATCTTGAACCCCGGCGGTTACGCCCACACCAGCGTGGCCTTACGGGACGCGGTGGCCGCCATCGCCGGCCTAGGGGTGCCGGTGATCGAGGTGCACCTCAGCAACGTTCACGCCCGGGAGCCCTTCCGGCACCGGCTGCTCACGGCAGGCGCCTGCCGCGGCGTGATCAGCGGGCTGGGGGTGACGGGCTACCTGCTGGCCTTGGAGGGGCTGCTGGCCCTGGCCGGCCTGGCGCCCGGGCCCGGGGCCGGGACCGCCGAGGGGCCCTGA
- a CDS encoding shikimate dehydrogenase, which produces MSRPPATPGSPPPRRLAVLGHPIGHSLSPALQSAAFRAAGLPWSYQAWDVPPGDLEAALAQVRADPRWAGVNLTIPHKEAALALLDRLDPAARRIGAVNTVVREDGGALVGYNTDGTGFLRDLEEHGLPAGRLAGRRALVLGAGGAARAVAFALLEAGMAVVIANRTAARARALARELAQAPVDPGAAGGPPARPHPRHGIAGPAGSGDGGQSPQPGRPAGARDQGCEASLDPAPVEAPVEALSLDDPALPEVAAGCLLVVNATSAGMAPQLGVDPLPATCRPLPGQVYYDLVYRPAVTPFLARAAAAGARAIGGLGMLLHQGAAAFELWTNRPAPLAAMRAALQAALAAGDPGAPGARDVPAEAWDGTGRGASSPEQGA; this is translated from the coding sequence ATGAGCCGCCCCCCGGCCACCCCCGGCTCGCCGCCGCCGCGGCGGCTGGCGGTCCTGGGCCATCCCATCGGCCACAGCCTCTCGCCCGCCCTGCAGTCTGCCGCCTTCCGGGCGGCGGGCCTGCCCTGGTCGTACCAGGCCTGGGACGTGCCGCCCGGGGACCTGGAGGCCGCCCTGGCCCAGGTGCGGGCCGATCCCCGCTGGGCCGGGGTCAACCTGACCATCCCCCACAAGGAAGCCGCCCTCGCCCTGCTGGACCGGCTCGATCCCGCCGCTCGCCGCATCGGCGCCGTCAACACCGTGGTGCGGGAGGACGGCGGGGCGCTGGTGGGGTACAACACCGACGGGACCGGGTTCCTCCGGGATCTGGAGGAGCACGGCCTCCCCGCCGGCCGCCTAGCCGGCCGGCGGGCCCTGGTCCTGGGAGCCGGCGGTGCCGCCCGGGCCGTGGCCTTCGCCCTGCTGGAAGCCGGCATGGCCGTGGTGATCGCCAACCGGACGGCCGCTCGGGCCCGGGCGCTGGCCCGGGAGCTGGCGCAGGCGCCCGTGGATCCGGGCGCAGCCGGCGGGCCTCCGGCCCGGCCCCACCCCCGGCACGGGATCGCGGGCCCGGCCGGGTCCGGCGACGGGGGCCAGTCCCCGCAACCGGGGAGGCCCGCCGGCGCACGGGATCAAGGTTGCGAGGCTTCCCTGGATCCGGCGCCCGTGGAGGCGCCCGTGGAAGCCCTCTCCTTAGACGACCCGGCCCTGCCGGAGGTGGCCGCCGGCTGCCTGCTGGTGGTCAACGCCACCAGCGCCGGCATGGCGCCCCAGCTGGGGGTGGACCCGCTGCCGGCTACCTGCCGCCCCCTGCCCGGCCAGGTGTATTACGACCTGGTCTACCGGCCGGCCGTCACCCCCTTCCTGGCCCGGGCGGCGGCGGCCGGCGCCCGGGCCATCGGCGGCCTGGGCATGCTGCTGCACCAGGGGGCCGCCGCCTTTGAACTCTGGACGAACCGGCCCGCCCCCCTGGCCGCCATGCGGGCCGCCCTGCAGGCGGCCCTGGCCGCCGGCGACCCGGGTGCCCCCGGGGCCCGGGACGTTCCGGCGGAGGCCTGGGACGGCACGGGCCGGGGGGCGTCATCTCCGGAGCAAGGAGCGTGA
- a CDS encoding fused MFS/spermidine synthase gives MLALTAFFAGAVLMALELLGSRLLAPSLGSSIFVWGSLIGVVLAALSAGYALGGLAADRWPARAGPALVLVLAGAWILVLAARGEAWVAALAGRVADPRWGALLASAVLFLPPGLLLGSISPWLVRLAAPATYRLGRVAGNLYAVSNAGSIAGTLATAFWLIPLLPAATILKALAAILAGAAVLLAGRRHLAVALPAAAVLGVAVVPAPAPAAVTADGARVVYQRNTLYHHLRVEDREDSRFLRFDNSWQSGMYLHDPVTARFAYTDVMHAGWALKPDARRVLLVGLGGGSIPKRVLASYPDVTIDVAELDPVVVDVARRFFHLPGDPRLRVYVEDGRRFIRRAPQRYDLVLLDAYYADAIPFHLTTRQFLEEVRSRLAPGGVVVANVIGALEGPRSALLRAFYRTYREVFPEVYLMPVLPVEPAELQNVILLARDDQGEPGPLDGEELARAVEAWAARHPELEALAAAARWIYDRPVPVDDVPVLQDDYAPVDALLHFERDNPLPDVLRPGGGN, from the coding sequence ATGCTGGCCCTGACCGCGTTCTTTGCCGGGGCCGTCCTGATGGCCCTCGAACTGCTGGGCAGCCGGCTCCTGGCGCCGAGCCTGGGGAGTTCCATTTTCGTCTGGGGCAGTCTGATCGGCGTAGTGCTGGCCGCCCTTAGCGCCGGTTACGCCCTGGGCGGCCTGGCGGCCGACCGCTGGCCGGCCCGGGCGGGTCCGGCCCTGGTGCTGGTGCTGGCCGGCGCCTGGATCCTGGTGCTGGCCGCCCGTGGCGAAGCCTGGGTCGCCGCCCTGGCGGGCCGGGTGGCGGACCCCCGCTGGGGGGCGCTGCTGGCCTCGGCGGTCCTGTTCCTCCCGCCGGGGCTTCTGCTGGGCAGCATCTCGCCCTGGCTGGTGCGGCTGGCCGCTCCGGCCACCTACCGGCTGGGCCGGGTGGCGGGGAACCTCTACGCCGTCTCCAACGCCGGGAGCATCGCCGGGACCCTGGCCACCGCCTTCTGGCTGATCCCCCTTTTGCCGGCGGCCACCATCCTCAAGGCGCTGGCGGCCATCCTGGCGGGCGCCGCCGTGCTGCTGGCCGGGCGGCGCCACCTGGCGGTGGCCCTGCCGGCGGCGGCGGTGCTGGGGGTGGCCGTGGTGCCAGCCCCGGCTCCCGCCGCGGTGACCGCGGACGGGGCCAGGGTGGTCTACCAGCGCAACACCCTCTACCACCACCTGCGGGTGGAAGACCGGGAGGACAGCCGCTTCTTGCGCTTTGACAACTCGTGGCAGAGCGGCATGTACCTCCACGATCCGGTGACCGCCCGGTTCGCCTACACGGACGTGATGCATGCCGGCTGGGCGCTCAAGCCCGACGCCCGGCGGGTCCTGCTGGTGGGTCTGGGGGGCGGCTCGATCCCCAAGCGGGTGCTGGCGTCCTATCCCGACGTCACCATCGATGTGGCCGAACTGGACCCGGTGGTGGTCGACGTGGCCCGACGGTTCTTCCACCTGCCCGGCGACCCGCGGCTGCGGGTGTACGTGGAGGACGGCCGCCGGTTCATCCGGCGGGCGCCCCAGCGGTATGACCTGGTGCTGCTTGACGCCTACTACGCCGATGCCATCCCCTTTCACCTGACCACCCGCCAGTTCCTGGAGGAAGTGCGGTCCCGGCTGGCGCCGGGGGGCGTCGTGGTGGCCAACGTCATCGGGGCGCTGGAAGGACCGCGCAGCGCCCTGCTGCGGGCCTTTTACCGCACCTACCGGGAGGTCTTCCCCGAGGTGTACCTGATGCCCGTTCTGCCGGTGGAACCGGCGGAGCTGCAGAACGTGATCCTCCTGGCCCGGGACGACCAGGGGGAGCCCGGCCCCCTGGACGGGGAGGAACTGGCCCGGGCGGTGGAGGCGTGGGCGGCCCGCCACCCGGAACTGGAGGCGCTGGCCGCGGCGGCCCGGTGGATCTATGACCGGCCGGTGCCGGTGGACGATGTTCCGGTGCTGCAGGACGATTACGCGCCCGTGGACGCCCTGCTGCACTTTGAGCGGGACAACCCGCTGCCGGACGTGCTCCGGCCGGGCGGCGGGAACTGA
- the aroA gene encoding 3-phosphoshikimate 1-carboxyvinyltransferase: protein MHCPTPEPESNRRHRRAGGAPGDALPGAAPGPAGAPAPAAATKPAGIPGAAPEPAAGDPALDSGLVRVRPARDLGGTLPVPGDKSIAHRAALLAAAAGGRVVLDHYAPGRDAASTLACLAALGVTVRRPAPHQVVLEGPGIAGWQAPAAPLDAGNSGTTMRLLLGLLASRPFTATLTGDASLCRRPMDRVVEPLRRMGALISGREGGRRAPLTIRGGDLRAIHHDSPVASAQVKSAILLAGLFAAGRTSVREPALSRDHTERLLPLFGVAVERDGLLVAVDGGQVLAAPARLAIPGDPSAAAFYLAAALLCPGSRITLQGVGVNPTRAGFLEVLQAMGARVRVKAVRELQPGAGPAGDPAGPGRPARGAGDGGRPAPGRVPRGPAGSSATAGGPGEPVADLTAETSELRAVDVGGDLIPRLIDEIPILAVLATQARGTTRIRDAAELRVKETDRLTAIAEELRRLGARVDEHPGGLDIHGPTPLRGAVVSSRGDHRMAMALAVAGLVAAGETVITGAASAAVSDPGFFSNLRRLGAPVEGPEGLPGSPEPQPASPVTLGAGLVSLEAGGAGAAPGSLPAPAAGDEPA, encoded by the coding sequence GTGCACTGCCCAACGCCTGAACCTGAATCCAATCGCCGGCACCGCCGGGCGGGCGGAGCGCCTGGAGATGCCCTGCCCGGAGCGGCGCCCGGACCCGCCGGCGCTCCTGCCCCGGCCGCAGCCACCAAACCAGCCGGGATCCCCGGGGCGGCCCCGGAACCGGCCGCCGGCGACCCCGCCCTGGACTCCGGCCTGGTACGGGTGCGGCCCGCCCGGGATCTGGGCGGCACGCTGCCGGTGCCGGGGGACAAGTCCATCGCCCACCGGGCGGCCCTGCTGGCCGCCGCCGCCGGGGGCCGGGTCGTCCTGGACCATTACGCGCCGGGGCGGGACGCTGCCTCGACCCTGGCGTGCCTTGCCGCCCTGGGGGTCACGGTGCGGCGTCCGGCGCCCCACCAGGTGGTGCTGGAGGGGCCGGGCATCGCCGGCTGGCAGGCTCCCGCAGCTCCCCTGGACGCGGGCAACTCGGGCACCACCATGCGCCTTTTGCTGGGGCTGCTGGCATCCCGCCCCTTCACCGCCACCTTGACCGGGGATGCCTCCCTGTGCCGGCGGCCCATGGACCGGGTGGTCGAGCCCCTGCGCCGCATGGGCGCCCTGATCAGCGGCCGGGAGGGCGGCCGCCGGGCCCCCCTGACCATCCGGGGCGGGGACCTCAGGGCCATCCACCACGACAGCCCCGTGGCCAGCGCCCAGGTCAAGAGCGCCATCCTGCTGGCAGGGCTGTTTGCCGCGGGACGAACCAGCGTCCGCGAGCCCGCCCTCTCCCGCGATCACACCGAGCGGCTGCTGCCCCTCTTCGGCGTCGCCGTGGAGCGGGACGGGCTGCTGGTCGCCGTCGACGGCGGCCAGGTCCTGGCCGCCCCGGCCCGGCTGGCCATCCCCGGCGACCCGTCGGCGGCCGCCTTCTACCTGGCCGCCGCCCTCCTTTGCCCGGGTAGCCGGATCACCCTGCAGGGAGTGGGGGTCAACCCCACCCGGGCGGGGTTCCTGGAGGTGCTGCAGGCCATGGGCGCCCGGGTGCGGGTGAAGGCCGTGCGGGAACTGCAGCCCGGCGCCGGTCCCGCCGGCGACCCGGCGGGGCCGGGCCGGCCGGCCCGGGGAGCGGGGGACGGAGGCCGCCCGGCCCCCGGCCGCGTTCCCCGAGGGCCCGCCGGTTCTTCCGCAACGGCCGGCGGGCCGGGCGAGCCGGTGGCGGACCTCACCGCCGAAACCTCCGAGCTGCGGGCCGTGGACGTGGGCGGCGACCTGATCCCCCGGCTGATCGACGAGATCCCCATCCTGGCGGTGCTGGCCACCCAGGCCCGGGGCACCACCCGCATCCGCGACGCCGCGGAACTGCGGGTCAAGGAAACCGATCGCCTCACGGCCATCGCCGAGGAACTGCGGCGGCTGGGCGCCCGGGTGGACGAGCACCCCGGCGGCCTGGACATCCACGGCCCCACCCCCTTGCGGGGCGCCGTGGTCTCTTCCCGGGGCGACCACCGCATGGCCATGGCCCTGGCCGTGGCCGGGCTGGTGGCGGCCGGCGAGACGGTGATCACCGGCGCCGCCAGCGCCGCCGTGTCGGACCCTGGCTTCTTCAGCAACCTCCGCCGGCTGGGCGCTCCCGTGGAGGGTCCGGAAGGCCTGCCGGGGAGCCCGGAGCCCCAGCCGGCAAGCCCGGTGACCCTGGGGGCAGGCTTGGTTTCCCTGGAAGCAGGCGGTGCAGGTGCGGCACCCGGCTCCCTGCCGGCCCCGGCCGCGGGGGATGAACCGGCATGA